The proteins below are encoded in one region of Bos indicus x Bos taurus breed Angus x Brahman F1 hybrid chromosome 2, Bos_hybrid_MaternalHap_v2.0, whole genome shotgun sequence:
- the CATIP gene encoding ciliogenesis-associated TTC17-interacting protein isoform X1, with protein MSSKVQSKGSKAKIHQPSTQGNLPPPEANAEAIHFLNSLRQEELLLLFFSETLVMVSDTGEPQGELTIEVQRGKYKDQSGVITYFPFVHASSRGFMDKTLCGSSLLAYLSWKLEVVEQQSQEFIKFHILPMEQKMSLLKQDDQLAMTRMVKEGEEVKTEVTFFPRPSIEGFVSQAANLVLLRVMAWRHTVPSNARFLALDTEGKLCCSTYQALGSQTIQVGHQQVEVFIVEQTVHSEQGIPMSCQFYLLSDGHLAKRIQVGSPGCCMITKVPVLREEDDIEPRPVFKKKPLVWEKDLELYSRFLDRKEELRLSHNSYLRQHPEAQALISDFLLFLLLRQPVDVVTFAAEYFGPFAKRRSPTPALRSSNRPSPFRELEPERSEA; from the exons ATGTCCTCTAAAGTTCAATCCAAAG gcTCCAAAGCCAAGATCCACCAACCCTCAACCCAGGGGAATCTGCCACCCCCAGAGGCCAATGCTGAGGCCATCCACTTCCTCAACTCCCTCC GGcaggaggagctgctgctgctgttcttcTCGGAGACTCTGGTCATGGTCTCGGACACAGGGGAGCCTCAGGGAGAGCTGACCATTGAGGTGCAGAGAGGGAAATACAAAGACCAATCTGGTGTCATAACGTACTTCCCCTTCGTGCATGCCTCCAGCCGAGGCTTCATGGACAAAACACTCTGCGGAAGCTCCCTTCTGG cctATCTCTCATGGAAACTGGAGGTTGTGGAACAACAGAGTCAGGAGTTCATCAAG TTCCACATTCTCCCCATGGAACAGAAGATGAGTTTGCTGAAGCAGGATGATCAGCTGGCCATGACCAGAATGGTCAAGGAGGGTGAG GAAGTGAAGACCGAAGTGACTTTCTTCCCCAGGCCCTCCATTGAGGGCTTCGTCTCCCAGGCCGCTAACCTGGTGTTGCTGAGGGTGATGGCCTGGCGGCATACGGTGCCCAGCAACGCCCGTTTCCTGGCCTTGGACACTGAAGGCAAACTCTGCTGTTCTACTTAC CAAGCCCTGGGCTCCCAGACGATCCAGGTGGGCCATCAGCAGGTGGAAGTGTTCATTGTGGAGCAGACGGTACACTCAGAACAAGGCATCCCCATGTCCTGCCAGTTCTACCTGCTCTCTGATGG GCACCTGGCCAAGAGGATCCAGGTGGGCTCCCCGGGGTGCTGCATGATCACCAAGGTGCCTGTATTGAGGGAAGAGG ATGATATTGAGCCTCGCCCAGTATTTAAGAAGAAGCCCCTGGTGTGGGAGAAGGACCTGGAGCTCTACTCGCGGTTCCTGGACCGAAAG GAGGAGCTCCGTCTCAGCCACAACAGCTATCTACGGCAGCACCCCGAGGCCCAGGCGCTCATCTCCGACTTCctgctcttcctgctgctgcgCCAGCCGGTCGACGTGGTCACCTTCGCCGCCGAGTACTTCGGCCCCTTCGCCAAGAGACGCTCGCCCACCCCAGCCTTGCGCTCCTCCAACCGGCCCAGCCCTTTCCGCGAGCTGGAGCCGGAGCGCAGCGAGGCCTAG
- the CATIP gene encoding ciliogenesis-associated TTC17-interacting protein isoform X2 yields MLRPSTSSTPSEELLLLFFSETLVMVSDTGEPQGELTIEVQRGKYKDQSGVITYFPFVHASSRGFMDKTLCGSSLLAYLSWKLEVVEQQSQEFIKFHILPMEQKMSLLKQDDQLAMTRMVKEGEEVKTEVTFFPRPSIEGFVSQAANLVLLRVMAWRHTVPSNARFLALDTEGKLCCSTYQALGSQTIQVGHQQVEVFIVEQTVHSEQGIPMSCQFYLLSDGHLAKRIQVGSPGCCMITKVPVLREEDDIEPRPVFKKKPLVWEKDLELYSRFLDRKEELRLSHNSYLRQHPEAQALISDFLLFLLLRQPVDVVTFAAEYFGPFAKRRSPTPALRSSNRPSPFRELEPERSEA; encoded by the exons ATGCTGAGGCCATCCACTTCCTCAACTCCCTCC gaggagctgctgctgctgttcttcTCGGAGACTCTGGTCATGGTCTCGGACACAGGGGAGCCTCAGGGAGAGCTGACCATTGAGGTGCAGAGAGGGAAATACAAAGACCAATCTGGTGTCATAACGTACTTCCCCTTCGTGCATGCCTCCAGCCGAGGCTTCATGGACAAAACACTCTGCGGAAGCTCCCTTCTGG cctATCTCTCATGGAAACTGGAGGTTGTGGAACAACAGAGTCAGGAGTTCATCAAG TTCCACATTCTCCCCATGGAACAGAAGATGAGTTTGCTGAAGCAGGATGATCAGCTGGCCATGACCAGAATGGTCAAGGAGGGTGAG GAAGTGAAGACCGAAGTGACTTTCTTCCCCAGGCCCTCCATTGAGGGCTTCGTCTCCCAGGCCGCTAACCTGGTGTTGCTGAGGGTGATGGCCTGGCGGCATACGGTGCCCAGCAACGCCCGTTTCCTGGCCTTGGACACTGAAGGCAAACTCTGCTGTTCTACTTAC CAAGCCCTGGGCTCCCAGACGATCCAGGTGGGCCATCAGCAGGTGGAAGTGTTCATTGTGGAGCAGACGGTACACTCAGAACAAGGCATCCCCATGTCCTGCCAGTTCTACCTGCTCTCTGATGG GCACCTGGCCAAGAGGATCCAGGTGGGCTCCCCGGGGTGCTGCATGATCACCAAGGTGCCTGTATTGAGGGAAGAGG ATGATATTGAGCCTCGCCCAGTATTTAAGAAGAAGCCCCTGGTGTGGGAGAAGGACCTGGAGCTCTACTCGCGGTTCCTGGACCGAAAG GAGGAGCTCCGTCTCAGCCACAACAGCTATCTACGGCAGCACCCCGAGGCCCAGGCGCTCATCTCCGACTTCctgctcttcctgctgctgcgCCAGCCGGTCGACGTGGTCACCTTCGCCGCCGAGTACTTCGGCCCCTTCGCCAAGAGACGCTCGCCCACCCCAGCCTTGCGCTCCTCCAACCGGCCCAGCCCTTTCCGCGAGCTGGAGCCGGAGCGCAGCGAGGCCTAG
- the SLC11A1 gene encoding natural resistance-associated macrophage protein 1 has product MPVRGCPARQPLAQRVPEPAVLMSGDTGPPKQGGTRYGSISSPPSPEPQQAPPGGTYLSEKIPIPDTESGAFSLRKLWAFTGPGFLMSIAFLDPGNIESDLQAGAVAGFKLLWVLLWATVLGLLCQRLAARLGVVTGKDLGEVCHLYYPKVPRILLWLTIELAIVGSDMQEVIGTAIAFSLLSAGRIPLWGGVLITVVDTFFFLFLDNYGLRKLEAFFGFLITIMALTFGYEYVVAQPAQGALLQGLFLPSCPGCGQPELLQAVGIIGAIIMPHNIYLHSSLVKSREVDRSRRADIREANMYFLIEATIALSVSFLINLFVMAVFGQAFYKQTNQAAFNICANSSLHDYAPIFPRNNLTVAVDIYQGGVILGCLFGPAALYIWAVGLLAAGQSSTMTGTYAGQFVMEGFLKLRWSRFARVLLTRSCAILPTVLLAVFRDLRDLSGLNDLLNVLQSLLLPFAVLPILTFTSMPALMQEFANGLVSKVITSSIMVLVCAVNLYFVISYLPSLPHPAYFSLVALLAAAYLGLTTYLVWTCLITQGATLLAHSSHQRFLYGLPEEDQEKGRTSG; this is encoded by the exons ATGCCCGTGAGGGGCTGCCCGGCACGCCAGCCACTCGCACAGAGAGTGCCCGAGCCTGCGGTCCTCATGTCAG GTGACACGGGCCCCCCAAAGCAGGGAGGGACCAGATATGGCTCCATCTCCAGCCCACCCAGTCCAGAGCCACAGCAAGCGCCTCCCGGAGGGACCTACCTAAGTGAGAAGATCCCCATTCCGGATACAGAATCG GGTGCATTCAGCCTGCGGAAGCTGTGGGCCTTCACGGGGCCTGGATTCCTCATGAGCATCGCATTCCTGGACCCAGGAAACATTGAGTCGGATCTTCAGGCTGGGGCTGTGGCTGGATTCAAA CTGCTCTGGGTGCTGCTGTGGGCCACAGTGTTGGGCTTGCTTTGCCAGCGACTGGCTGCCCGGCTGGGCGTGGTGACAGGCAAGGACTTGGGCGAGGTCTGCCATCTCTACTACCCTAAG GTGCCCCGCATTCTCCTCTGGCTGACCATCGAGCTAGCCATCGTGGGCTCAGACATGCAGGAAGTCATTGGCACAGCTATTGCATTCAGTCTGCTCTCCGCCGGACG AATCCCACTCTGGGGTGGTGTCCTCATCACCGTCGTGGacactttcttcttcctcttcctcgaTAACTACG GGTTGCGGAAGCTGGAagccttttttggatttcttattACCATAATGGCCTTGACCTTCGGCTATGAG TACGTGGTGGCTCAGCCTGCTCAGGGAGCATTGCTTCAGGGCCTGTTCCTGCCCTCGTGCCCAGGCTGTGGCCAGCCCGAGCTGCTGCAAGCCGTGGGCATCATTGGCGCCATCATCATGCCCCACAACATCTACCTGCATTCCTCCCTGGTCAAG TCTCGAGAGGTAGACCGGTCCCGGCGGGCGGACATCCGAGAGGCCAACATGTACTTCCTGATTGAAGCCACCATCGCCctgtctgtctccttcctcaTCAACCTGTTTGTCATGGCTGTCTTTGGGCAAGCCTTCTACAAGCAAACCAACCAGGCTGCG TTCAACATCTGTGCCAACAGCAGCCTCCACGACTACGCGCCGATCTTTCCCAGGAACAACCTGACCGTGGCAGTGGACAtttaccaagga GGCGTGATCCTGGGCTGCCTCTTTGGTCCTGCAGCCCTGTACATCTGGGCCGTGGGTCTCCTGGCTGCTGGGCAGAGCTCCACCATGACCGGCACCTACGCGGGACAGTTTGTGATGGAG GGCTTCCTGAAGCTGCGGTGGTCACGCTTCGCCCGAGTCCTGCTCACTCGCTCCTGCGCCATCCTGCCCACTGTGCTCCTGGCTGTCTTCAGGGACTTGCGGGACCTGTCAGGCCTCAACGACCTGCTCAATGTGCTGCAGAGCCTGCTG CTTCCCTTCGCTGTGCTGCCCATCCTCACCTTCACCAGCATGCCCGCCCTGATGCAGGAGTTTGCCAATGGCCT GGTGAGCAAAGTTATCACTTCCTCCATCATGGTGCTGGTCTGCGCCGTCAACCTTTACTTCGTGATCAGCTACTTGCCCAGCCTCCCCCACCCTGCCTACTTCAGCCTTGTAGCACTGCTGGCCGCAGCCTACCTGGGCCTCACCACTTACCTG GTCTGGACCTGTCTCATCACCCAGGGAGCCACTCTTCTGGCCCACAGTTCCCACCAACGCTTCCTGTATGGGCTTCCTGAAGAGgatcaggagaaggggaggacctCGGGATGA
- the CTDSP1 gene encoding carboxy-terminal domain RNA polymerase II polypeptide A small phosphatase 1 isoform X4 gives MDSSAVITQISKEEARSPLRSKGDQKSAASQKPRSRGILHSLFCCVCRDDGEALPAHSGAPLLVEENGAVPKTPVQYLLPEAKAQDSDKICVVIDLDETLVHSSFKPVNNADFIIPVEIDGVVHQVYVLKRPHVDEFLQRMGELFECVLFTASLAKYADPVADLLDKWGAFRARLFRESCVFHRGNYVKDLSRLGRDLRRVLILDNSPASYVFHPDNAVPVASWFDNMSDTELHDLLPFFEQLSRVDDVYSVLRQPRPGS, from the exons ATGGACAGCTCGGCCGTCATTACTCAGATCAGCAAGGAGGAAGCGCGGAGCCCGCTACGGAGCAAAG GTGACCAGAAGTCAGCAGCCTCTCAGAAGCCCCGGAGCCGGGGGATCCTCCACTCGCTTTTCTGCTGTGTCTGCCGGGATGACGGGGAGGCCCTGCCCGCCCATAGCGGGGCACCCCTGCTCGTGGAGGAGAATGGTGCCGTCCCCAAG ACCCCAGTCCAGTACCTGCTCCCTGAGGCCAAAGCCCAGGACTCGGACAAGATCTGCGTGGTCATCGACCTGGACGAGACCCTGGTGCACAGTTCCTTCAAG CCAGTGAACAATGCTGACTTCATCATTCCTGTGGAGATTGATGGGGTGGTCCAccag GTCTACGTGCTGAAGCGGCCCCACGTCGATGAGTTCCTGCAGCGGATGGGGGAGCTCTTCGAATGCGTGCTGTTCACCGCCAGCCTGGCCAAG tACGCAGACCCGGTAGCTGACCTGTTGGACAAGTGGGGGGCCTTCCGGGCGCGGCTGTTTCGGGAGTCGTGTGTCTTCCACCGGGGGAACTATGTGAAGGACCTGAGCCGACTGGGCCGAGACCTGCGTCGGGTGCTCATCCTGGACAACTCGCCCGCCTCCTACGTCTTCCATCCAGATAACGCC GTACCAGTGGCCTCATGGTTCGACAACATGAGTGACACAGAGCTCCACGACCTTCTGCCCTTCTTTGAGCAGCTCAGCCGTGTGGACGACGTGTACTCAGTGCTCAGGCAGCCTCGGCCGGGCAGCTAG
- the CTDSP1 gene encoding carboxy-terminal domain RNA polymerase II polypeptide A small phosphatase 1 isoform X3 codes for MDSSAVITQISKEEARSPLRSKGDQKSAASQKPRSRGILHSLFCCVCRDDGEALPAHSGAPLLVEENGAVPKQTPVQYLLPEAKAQDSDKICVVIDLDETLVHSSFKPVNNADFIIPVEIDGVVHQVYVLKRPHVDEFLQRMGELFECVLFTASLAKYADPVADLLDKWGAFRARLFRESCVFHRGNYVKDLSRLGRDLRRVLILDNSPASYVFHPDNAVPVASWFDNMSDTELHDLLPFFEQLSRVDDVYSVLRQPRPGS; via the exons ATGGACAGCTCGGCCGTCATTACTCAGATCAGCAAGGAGGAAGCGCGGAGCCCGCTACGGAGCAAAG GTGACCAGAAGTCAGCAGCCTCTCAGAAGCCCCGGAGCCGGGGGATCCTCCACTCGCTTTTCTGCTGTGTCTGCCGGGATGACGGGGAGGCCCTGCCCGCCCATAGCGGGGCACCCCTGCTCGTGGAGGAGAATGGTGCCGTCCCCAAG CAGACCCCAGTCCAGTACCTGCTCCCTGAGGCCAAAGCCCAGGACTCGGACAAGATCTGCGTGGTCATCGACCTGGACGAGACCCTGGTGCACAGTTCCTTCAAG CCAGTGAACAATGCTGACTTCATCATTCCTGTGGAGATTGATGGGGTGGTCCAccag GTCTACGTGCTGAAGCGGCCCCACGTCGATGAGTTCCTGCAGCGGATGGGGGAGCTCTTCGAATGCGTGCTGTTCACCGCCAGCCTGGCCAAG tACGCAGACCCGGTAGCTGACCTGTTGGACAAGTGGGGGGCCTTCCGGGCGCGGCTGTTTCGGGAGTCGTGTGTCTTCCACCGGGGGAACTATGTGAAGGACCTGAGCCGACTGGGCCGAGACCTGCGTCGGGTGCTCATCCTGGACAACTCGCCCGCCTCCTACGTCTTCCATCCAGATAACGCC GTACCAGTGGCCTCATGGTTCGACAACATGAGTGACACAGAGCTCCACGACCTTCTGCCCTTCTTTGAGCAGCTCAGCCGTGTGGACGACGTGTACTCAGTGCTCAGGCAGCCTCGGCCGGGCAGCTAG